Proteins encoded by one window of Chondromyces crocatus:
- a CDS encoding class I SAM-dependent methyltransferase: MDRENGMLETLWDRYTASGLDAAASVEGLTPEGLFYLAFLAFADERYAEAEGFARRAAAEAPGDALFRAGVMYLARVVREGKHQVYVSPEGFGAFIRGGGNVGLYEATSAALARHYPEAAFDLLDVGPGDGLALLPALTPAVRKVSLVEPAAPLLAQCTEALAARSVAFEAFNGSGQAFVADPAVASRRWGIVQATFSLHAVPPAERVALLRWLREHGEALLVAEFDAPSMEAPLSPAIVRYVLDHYRKGIAEYEGATYDTVVQGFLMPVMFGYVDRGVTRVTFEEPIGAWEAVLREAGFAQVQRVPLYPYWWADAHLLVAR, from the coding sequence TTGGACAGGGAGAACGGAATGCTGGAGACGCTCTGGGATCGGTACACGGCCTCGGGACTCGACGCCGCTGCCAGCGTGGAGGGGCTGACGCCCGAAGGCCTCTTCTACCTGGCGTTCCTCGCCTTCGCCGATGAGCGCTACGCCGAGGCAGAGGGCTTCGCGCGCCGCGCTGCGGCCGAGGCGCCAGGGGACGCGCTCTTCCGAGCGGGCGTGATGTACCTGGCTCGGGTCGTGCGCGAGGGGAAGCACCAGGTGTATGTGTCACCCGAGGGCTTCGGCGCATTCATCCGCGGCGGGGGGAACGTGGGGCTGTACGAGGCGACGAGCGCGGCGCTCGCGCGACACTACCCCGAGGCGGCGTTCGACCTCCTGGACGTGGGGCCAGGCGACGGGCTGGCGCTGCTGCCCGCGCTGACGCCCGCGGTGCGGAAGGTGAGCCTGGTGGAGCCCGCAGCGCCGCTGCTCGCGCAGTGTACGGAGGCGCTCGCGGCGCGCAGCGTGGCCTTCGAGGCGTTCAATGGGTCCGGTCAGGCGTTCGTCGCCGATCCGGCGGTGGCGTCACGGCGCTGGGGGATCGTGCAGGCGACGTTCAGCTTGCACGCGGTCCCGCCGGCCGAGCGCGTGGCGCTGCTGCGCTGGCTGCGGGAGCACGGAGAAGCGCTGCTCGTGGCGGAGTTCGACGCGCCGTCCATGGAGGCGCCGCTCTCGCCCGCGATCGTGCGCTACGTGCTGGATCACTACCGGAAGGGGATCGCCGAGTACGAGGGCGCCACATACGACACGGTGGTGCAGGGCTTCCTGATGCCGGTGATGTTCGGGTACGTGGACCGCGGCGTCACGCGGGTGACGTTCGAGGAGCCCATCGGGGCGTGGGAGGCGGTGCTGCGCGAGGCAGGGTTCGCCCAGGTGCAGCGCGTGCCGCTGTACCCGTACTGGTGGGCGGACGCGCACCTCCTGGTCGCGCGCTGA
- a CDS encoding DsbA family protein has translation MSEPFPHPSFAKHLRELSVDFLLENYHCLLHTPVGVHGYPRLVDHGLQQANDMPSLLDHLAAQLRVSGDFLGPQALEEVMALHATLASTLAGGEDPERAVERWIQQIGAVLMREEGHRPYDPGKVLQVQLSLGGDGLRVAMAIARHGLRKVQGRATPPQLPAPLIPRKELPALGTGPIEVIEVVDPCSGYSIHAHPALQERLNDVLGQVQYRFMHGLTGHKQRESELFAGLIEAVAEACPDRFWQFIERFHAWRHAGDLDELTALLIAFGLDVDQVRARALQPDVVEKIWRDTRMVRSCAIPPLRPVVVVGRELFVGELMFPYAIREIEKRAQAASL, from the coding sequence GTGAGCGAGCCCTTCCCGCACCCGTCGTTCGCGAAGCACCTCCGAGAGCTCAGCGTCGACTTCCTCCTGGAAAACTACCACTGCCTGCTCCACACCCCCGTGGGGGTGCACGGCTACCCACGCCTCGTGGACCACGGCCTGCAGCAGGCGAACGACATGCCGTCGCTGCTCGATCACCTGGCGGCGCAGCTCAGGGTGAGCGGTGATTTCCTCGGCCCCCAGGCGCTGGAGGAGGTCATGGCGCTGCACGCCACGCTCGCCAGCACCCTCGCGGGAGGGGAAGACCCCGAGCGCGCGGTCGAGCGGTGGATCCAGCAGATCGGCGCGGTGCTGATGCGCGAGGAGGGCCATCGCCCCTACGATCCCGGGAAGGTCCTCCAGGTGCAGCTCTCCCTGGGCGGAGACGGGCTGCGGGTGGCGATGGCGATTGCCCGCCACGGTCTGCGCAAGGTGCAAGGCCGCGCGACGCCGCCCCAGCTCCCGGCCCCGCTGATCCCGCGCAAGGAACTACCCGCGCTGGGCACGGGACCCATCGAGGTGATCGAGGTCGTGGACCCGTGTTCCGGCTACAGCATCCACGCACACCCGGCGCTCCAGGAGAGGCTGAACGACGTCCTGGGGCAGGTCCAGTACCGCTTCATGCACGGCCTCACGGGCCACAAGCAACGGGAGAGCGAACTCTTTGCGGGCTTGATCGAGGCGGTGGCAGAGGCCTGCCCCGACCGATTCTGGCAGTTCATCGAGCGCTTCCATGCGTGGCGACATGCCGGGGACCTCGACGAACTCACCGCGCTGCTCATCGCGTTCGGCCTGGATGTGGACCAGGTCCGGGCGCGCGCGCTCCAGCCCGACGTCGTGGAGAAGATCTGGCGAGACACCCGCATGGTGCGCTCCTGTGCCATCCCACCCCTCCGGCCCGTCGTCGTGGTCGGCCGCGAGCTCTTCGTCGGAGAGCTGATGTTTCCCTACGCGATCCGCGAGATCGAGAAGCGAGCGCAGGCGGCTTCCCTCTGA
- a CDS encoding glycosyltransferase, with amino-acid sequence MKLVSTTLTGNNEAILADALRSVVDWVDACLVIDTGVTDRSLEIAREIAGDKLVLRTFRWVNDFAAARNFALDAAHEIQGDWALTLDTDERIDLRGEDLRALLETATEGVLMVMDGSGTYAKERFFRLPAKARFNGPTHESFPSYQVGTRTLEKARFTELAKTPDAYQRKFERDADILRRHTKAHPRDPRWFYYLGDALQNLKRYEEAIRAYKSCAALRGWNEESAWACYRAAECLITIGRYTDAVDTCASGMALHAGIAELPWLAAFASWKAGRAEQAVYWARLAIPMGHFMGEGRKVKRIGFRNLAALNEGPFDVLRFALRATGDAAGAAEAERLYHEALAARATERSAG; translated from the coding sequence ATGAAGCTCGTCTCCACCACCCTCACGGGAAACAACGAAGCCATCCTCGCCGACGCCCTCCGCAGCGTCGTCGACTGGGTCGACGCCTGCCTCGTCATCGACACCGGCGTCACCGACCGCAGCCTGGAGATCGCCCGCGAGATCGCCGGCGACAAGCTCGTCCTGCGCACGTTCCGCTGGGTCAACGACTTCGCGGCGGCGCGCAACTTCGCCCTCGACGCGGCCCACGAGATCCAGGGCGACTGGGCGCTCACCCTCGACACCGACGAGCGCATCGACCTCCGCGGCGAGGACCTCCGCGCCCTCCTCGAGACCGCCACCGAAGGCGTGCTCATGGTCATGGACGGGTCGGGCACCTACGCCAAGGAACGCTTCTTCCGCCTCCCGGCCAAGGCCCGCTTCAACGGCCCCACCCACGAGTCCTTCCCCTCGTACCAGGTCGGCACCCGTACCCTGGAGAAGGCCCGCTTCACGGAGCTGGCCAAGACCCCGGACGCCTACCAGCGCAAGTTCGAGCGCGACGCCGACATCCTCCGCCGCCACACCAAAGCGCACCCCCGCGATCCCCGCTGGTTCTACTACCTCGGCGACGCCCTCCAGAACCTCAAGCGCTACGAAGAGGCCATCCGCGCCTACAAGTCCTGCGCGGCCCTGCGCGGCTGGAACGAAGAGTCCGCCTGGGCCTGCTACCGCGCCGCCGAGTGCCTCATCACCATCGGCCGCTACACCGACGCCGTCGACACCTGCGCCTCGGGCATGGCCCTCCACGCCGGCATCGCCGAGCTGCCCTGGCTCGCCGCCTTCGCCTCCTGGAAGGCCGGCCGCGCCGAGCAAGCCGTCTACTGGGCCCGGCTCGCCATCCCCATGGGCCACTTCATGGGCGAAGGCCGCAAGGTGAAGCGCATCGGCTTCCGCAACCTCGCCGCCCTCAACGAAGGTCCGTTCGACGTCCTCCGCTTCGCCCTGCGCGCCACCGGCGACGCCGCTGGAGCCGCCGAAGCCGAGCGCCTCTACCACGAGGCCCTCGCCGCCCGCGCGACCGAAAGATCCGCGGGCTGA
- a CDS encoding MATE family efflux transporter: MTAKHDVVGAKGRTTTILTLGLPVIGGMVSQNVLNLVDTAFVGTLGNAALAAVGTGSFAFFMTTAFVTGLSAGVQAIAARRHGEGRMDETAVPLNGGLLLAIALALPLTSIAWLVAPALFHVLNPDPAVIELGVPFLRVRLLSAVFLGCNFAFRGYWNGINRPGNYLRTLVLMHAVNIALCWLLIFGNLGAPRLGTLGAGIANCVATGVGTLYYMGQGLRFARPAGFLRKLPDATALRTMLRISVPAGIQQLLYAAGLTTLFAIVGHVGTAEAAAASVLTNVMLVAILPGLAFGIVSASLVGQSLGRKDRDEAHRWGWDVVKVATVAMTVLGLPMLFLPGPVLSIFIHDPETLALAEPALQVFGGTIAAESVGMVLMNALLGAGAGKLTMMVSVGMQWLVFLPIAWLIGPVLGYGLLGIWIAQSAYRSVQALIYAALWQRRAWARVEV; encoded by the coding sequence ATGACCGCGAAGCACGACGTGGTGGGCGCCAAGGGCCGGACCACGACGATTTTGACGCTCGGGCTTCCGGTGATCGGCGGCATGGTCTCGCAGAACGTGCTGAACCTGGTCGACACGGCCTTCGTCGGCACGCTCGGCAACGCCGCCCTCGCGGCCGTGGGCACGGGCAGCTTCGCCTTCTTCATGACGACCGCCTTCGTCACGGGCCTCTCCGCGGGCGTGCAGGCCATCGCCGCCCGCCGCCACGGCGAAGGCCGCATGGACGAGACCGCCGTCCCCTTGAACGGTGGCCTCCTCCTCGCCATCGCCCTCGCCTTGCCCCTGACGTCCATCGCGTGGCTCGTCGCCCCCGCCCTGTTCCACGTGCTGAACCCCGACCCCGCCGTGATCGAACTCGGCGTCCCCTTCCTGCGCGTCCGCCTCCTCAGCGCCGTGTTCCTCGGGTGTAACTTCGCCTTCCGGGGCTACTGGAACGGCATCAACCGACCTGGCAACTACCTCCGCACCCTCGTGCTGATGCACGCGGTCAACATCGCCCTCTGCTGGCTGCTCATCTTCGGCAACCTCGGCGCCCCGCGCCTCGGCACCCTGGGCGCTGGCATCGCCAACTGCGTCGCCACCGGCGTCGGCACCCTCTACTACATGGGCCAGGGCCTCCGCTTCGCCCGCCCCGCCGGCTTCCTCCGCAAGCTCCCGGACGCCACCGCCCTCCGGACCATGCTCCGCATCTCGGTCCCGGCCGGCATCCAGCAGCTCCTCTACGCCGCGGGCCTCACCACCCTCTTCGCCATCGTCGGCCACGTCGGCACCGCGGAGGCTGCTGCTGCCAGCGTGCTCACCAACGTGATGCTCGTCGCCATCCTCCCGGGCCTCGCCTTCGGGATCGTCTCCGCCTCCCTCGTCGGCCAGTCCCTCGGCCGCAAGGATCGAGACGAAGCGCACCGCTGGGGCTGGGACGTGGTGAAGGTCGCCACCGTGGCCATGACGGTGCTCGGGCTGCCGATGCTCTTCCTCCCCGGGCCCGTGCTCTCCATCTTCATCCACGATCCCGAGACCCTCGCGCTGGCGGAGCCCGCCCTCCAGGTCTTCGGCGGGACCATCGCCGCCGAGTCCGTGGGCATGGTGCTGATGAACGCCCTGCTCGGCGCGGGCGCCGGCAAGCTCACGATGATGGTGAGCGTGGGCATGCAGTGGCTGGTGTTCCTGCCCATCGCCTGGCTGATCGGCCCGGTGCTCGGCTACGGCCTGCTCGGCATCTGGATCGCCCAGTCGGCCTACCGCTCCGTGCAAGCGCTGATCTACGCCGCGCTCTGGCAGCGTCGGGCCTGGGCGCGGGTCGAGGTGTAG
- a CDS encoding SCE4755 family polysaccharide monooxygenase-like protein, producing the protein MLRQLTGSLAFIAAMSAATVSLAHIELVNPPPRHMGNAQQKDGPCGVANSPRGSTITEYQAGSTVTISWTETINHPGHYRLMFVEDGQAFPNPPNGTTFCTAGQETSPGNGIWCLADNITDRDTSAQGADKNYSATVTLPNTTCNNCTLQLIQWMSEAAAGRELYFKCSDVRLVADGAGGSGGDASSGAGGDGGVGGSGGAGASTSSTSGAGGNGAGGEPNGADPYPESGGCTMGSGQSTASAAALAALGLLTYVGRRRRTRR; encoded by the coding sequence ATGCTCCGGCAGTTGACTGGATCGCTTGCTTTCATCGCCGCCATGTCGGCTGCGACGGTGTCTCTGGCCCACATCGAGCTGGTGAATCCGCCGCCGCGCCACATGGGCAATGCGCAGCAGAAGGATGGCCCGTGCGGTGTCGCGAACAGCCCGCGTGGCTCGACGATCACGGAGTACCAGGCAGGTTCCACGGTCACGATCTCCTGGACGGAGACGATCAATCACCCCGGCCATTACCGGCTGATGTTCGTGGAGGACGGGCAGGCGTTCCCGAACCCGCCCAATGGGACGACGTTCTGCACGGCAGGTCAGGAGACGAGCCCGGGGAACGGCATCTGGTGCCTCGCCGACAACATCACCGACAGAGACACGTCAGCCCAGGGCGCGGACAAGAACTATTCGGCCACGGTCACGTTGCCCAATACAACCTGCAACAACTGCACATTGCAGCTCATTCAATGGATGAGCGAGGCTGCTGCCGGCAGGGAACTCTACTTCAAGTGCTCGGACGTGCGATTGGTTGCGGACGGCGCGGGCGGGAGCGGAGGTGATGCGTCGAGCGGAGCGGGAGGCGATGGCGGCGTGGGTGGGAGCGGCGGCGCAGGAGCAAGCACGTCGAGCACGTCGGGCGCGGGCGGGAACGGCGCAGGCGGCGAACCCAATGGCGCCGATCCCTACCCCGAGAGTGGCGGTTGCACGATGGGCTCGGGCCAGAGCACCGCATCTGCAGCAGCCCTCGCGGCGCTCGGCCTTCTGACGTACGTCGGTCGTCGTCGTCGCACGAGGCGCTGA